gcacacaactgcatcaaagcatcatatcccaaattgtgattgtcaagaatcaccaaaatcaattaggggcctagatgcactttcaaaaactcaaagtataagGTGTTATTTTGAATCTTGGACTAAATTCAAAACTATATAGTTTTCTTATCCTCATGAGTGAAAAATTCATAATgttagggacctatttgcaagttttcatgtaatgtcatgatgacttacattATTACAGTTTAACCCCTACtaactttaaaagttacttttataattcaaatacttgcataaaagagctcatacttttgaataattacacctaggtccttacaaacttcactcaatttcacacaaatcaacacatacatttcaaatgaaacttttgggcaAATTCACATTTCTTTTTACAGGGGTAAAGAAAGACAAATtgtgtttgcaaaacaacccttcacctaCTTTGaatgaagttacctcctatccaaatacattttgcaaaaacaaccctagtttttccataattacaaaaataccctttttacttgcatttaagtttttttaaaaaaaaagcttcacacaaacacacacaaccTTTACACTAGTAAGcatatacttcacactaacaaataatgtgcctagcttacaagtacttgaactATCACATTGAATACATACATTAACCATTTGGTGGCAAGTTATTGCACTAGAGTTGTGTCATGCAAATATGTGATGAAGTGAAACTGCTGCTTTGGATGTACATTTTTATGCCGTGCTACTACTTTGGTAGTTTGAAGCTTGCCGTGCAGCTTTGCATGCCCATCAGAGTTAATAGACAATACAGTCTATCAGTTTAGCAACATTTGTGCTACACAATACCCGGCTTAAATAGGATGTAAAATTCACATCAAAGCtttccctcaaaaaaaaaacattcaCGTCAAAGCTGCCCCATTAAGTGAAGTGAAGTGATTCCAAAGCTGCTGACGAACAAGGCATACCAAGGAAATTTTATGCATTGAGAAATCAAAAACTAAAGTCGCAGACCATGATAACAAAGGTCAATCACTTCTTAATTGCACAACGTGAAATGGTTAGACGGTGGGACACAAGCTGCAAAGCTCTTTTCATGTACATCTGTTCTAGTTTCTTTTTGAGCTACTGTACATAGTTTCTTCAGAGGTGCAAGACGCACCAATCACATGTTTTGACCTGCCTGATGGATTTGCTGACTCCTTCGCCCAATCACGGCATGCAGCTCACACCTACTTGTGCTCCTCCAAGTAGGACCGCCACCAATCTAACGGAACAGAACATTTGATGAAATTAGCCTAAAATAGCTAGTGAAGTGAGAAAGAAGATAACTGCACGGCAAAGAAAAAATACCCCTTGAACTCTGCCCGTGGAGATAGTGGTGGTGTAAGCCAACCTCTCCAAGTGTCGCAGCTCGGACAACGCAACCAGTTTTAGGACATAAGAAACCTTTGTTTCTGTGAACATTGTCACAATGTTTTCCCATCTGCGCAGAGTTGAAAATTAAACATTTCGCACAAGCACAATTCAAGAAACCAATTAAAGATGATAAAAAAAGTAATGGCAAACCAACCTGTGTTTTCTTCACAGATATGGAGCATCCATTTTGAAAGAAACACATGTGACATAGTTCCCAATCCTTCTTCCCTTTTAAGGTCTCTACCCGGCTGCTGCAAAACTTTGCATATTGGTATGTTTCCTCATCTGGGTGGTCCCTTTTTTCCTTGAGAAGCAACCCTGCTATCAAATGATGGCAATTTAATTCATATATGATGACAATTTTTTTCCAATTTATCACCATATGGGTACAAACTTGCCTTATAGCACTAGCAAGTACCAAGTTCCTAATGCTTCCCTGTAACCAACATTACGCATACCCTACCACAATGATGTCTAAACAGCTTCCATTTTCTTTACGAACAAAGTATTCATAATTGATATTCTGTATATTACTTAGCTACACCCTTAGAGGGTCATTTCAACTAATGATTCATAAGGCAAACCTCTTAAAAGTTAAAACAGGACATGCAGTATTAGTAAGCGCATTGCATGCATTACCTTGAGCAGCCGTTGATGGGAGGTCCCAAGCAAGGACATAGCGGCACGAGGCCGGTGTTGGCCATGGCAGGTTCACCAGCTCATGTGTCTGTTCTGCAAACTCCAGGACTTCATGCCCACGGATATTGACGCTGAATATGTGCTGCTCCAGGGCGAAGTAGACCAGATCGGGGTTCGATGGGCACACGACCACCAACTCAGGTACCTCCTTGGGAAGCCAGGTCTTCCTGTAGCTGGTGTCGTTCCAGATCTCCTCGAACCTCTCCTCGTACGGCACTTCCCAACCGGTGGGCTCCATTGTCGACATTAAGATTCTCGCTGCTTCACCATTGTCGCCGCCCTCAGGGATGATCTCCACGTACCGCAGGGCGCCACGGCTCACCGTGATGCTGCGGCTGTTGTGGATGTGGGGACGAGCCAGGTCGAGAACCCGGCCTGGCGGGAGGCTGCAGAAGAGAAGATCCGGGGCGTGGACGAAGGGGTCGCACATGAGGATCCCCCACGAGAGGTCGTACCAGTAGAGCTTCCCGCCGAGGGAGACCACGCCGCCGGGAACCCACTCCCGGTCCCGCGCGGGCAGGGGGTTACGCAGCTCCGTCTCCATCCAGCGGTCCTGGCCCGTGTGGACGCGGAAGAGCCTGGCGCGGTCGCTGCCGCTGTCGATCTGGAGCTCGGCGATCAGGTAGCCCTTGCCGTCGTCGAGGTCGACGAGGCCTACGCCCTCGATGTTGCGGATGGCGGGCATGGAGGCGGGGCGGTCGGGGACGCGCACGGCGGAGGCCGTGGTCCCGCTCCCGCCCGCAGCCGCGCCGAAGCCGTGTACCAGCACGAGGTGGGTGTCGGGAGGGTCGAGGCCGAAGCGCGCGCCGTAGAACGGGGCGGCGGAGAAGCGGGAGAGCAGGCACCCGgagccggcggcgaggatgtaGGGGTACCTGTCGGGCCGCGCGGGGTCGGGGTGCGCGCTCAGGGCCGCGGTAAGCACGGCGAcccgcggcggcagcgcgaCCGCGAGGGAGAAGTCGGCGGGGTCGGCTTCGGCGTCGTCCCCCGGATCCGCGGCGGCGAAGCGGGCGACGCGGCCCAGGATCACCCACGGCGCCGCCATGGGGGTTTCTGGTTGAGCGTGGCTTCGCTTCGGGCGGGGAGGGCGCACGCGAGCTGCTCGACTGTTTGATGGCGGTTGGGATTTGGTGGACGATTCGGGGGCAAGATCGTAATCTAAGCACGGGCAACGGCCGGCGCGGCTGCCTCTTCACTTTCACGCTTTCTCTGCGGGCCAAAGATGGCATATGAGCTCAACAGCCCACGTAGGCCGCTTTAGTGGCTGGTGCTGTTCTTTCTTCTTCATATTTTTCCTCTATAGCTATAAACTTTTTGACAATGTTATTAAGATTACTATGGATCTTCAATTAAAAAACTGCAAACTAATCTAGGCTCGAAAATTATCCGAGCATTCTCGAGTCAACTTTTGATTGTAGATAATATAATGGAGTAGTGAACTTTTTAGATGAAAATGTTGCAACTGAAGAACTTTTTACTATagagaaaatatttttaaaagaTATTGGGGACTAGCAGTTTTGGTGAAAACGATTTGTAAGCAGCGATTAGGAAACTCCATTTCGTATGAAAAAGATAAACTGAGCTAATTCACACCAACTGGGACGGAAACTAATCCTCATGTACAAACAAGCCCTGCGCTTCCACTGTCAGTAAGAATGGGTACTAAAAGGCACAAAGTTCTAGCTGCTGAAAAAAATTGCCTAGTCATACAATGCTACAATTGCAGGTTTGTAGCAATGTAATGGACTCTTTCACAACCCAAAAATCAAAATTTACATGGAAGAGAACCGTTATTTGCCTTCCATATCAATCGAAACTGATTACTCAACAAAGAATTTCTCAAACCGAACCAGTCATCCTATGGATTCACAATTTATCTGTAACATACACGGCTCTATCAGGGTCAGGTTCTCCTAGTCTAAATCGAGCTCCTTTCTGCTCTTTACAGTCACACTCTGCTTTGACTCGGGGTCAAGCATGTCCAGGTCCCATGCCGTGGCTAGGTAGCCATAGAGGACCCATGTCCGCTCCCCCTTGCCATCTACCTTCACCAGCATGGGGTTGTTGCCCCCATCAGCGGTGGGGGCGATGCTACGGATGCGAGCCCAAGTTGCCCGCCCGTGGCCTTGGCGTTCGAATAGCTCAACAAGCTGAGATGCTTTGTTGAGACCGTCGAGGCTAGCTGGAAACTTCGCTTGCATGGACCTGTGCCCATCCTTCCCAGGCAGTGGCTCCACATCGACAACGGCAAAGCCCATTTCTGGAAAACATATAACAGTTGGTGAAAAACATGCCAGTTTTCGATCGAGAGAGCAAAATCATTGTAAGATTCAAAGATGTTTGGTGTTGACATGAAATATCGCCCACCTAAATGTAGCATTACATGGAATGTGAAGACATCACTAATCAAAAGTGCAATCCAACTTTTCTATAACTGAACAGTTGAAACATTCTGAACCCTATCACGGAGAGGAGAAAAGATTTGCTAGCTTATCAAGGTCTCTCTATTCTGCAACAGGCACAAAGACACAACGACAAAAAAGCCTTTACTCCCGGAAAGTTGGGATCGGTAGGCTAGGGATGAAATGAAACCCAACAGGACCCACACAAAAAAAACCGGAAGCAGAAAATATTATAGTACAAATAATAATAGTAGTAAAAGGAGAACCATAGCCTCCAAATACAAAGAACATCTGTACATATACTTTCGTAGATCAGGGCTACAGCCAGATCATGCTCTGCTACGGAAAAAGAAGGAAGCTAGGGGATGCTGGCTATATCTATACTAAGCATAGATGAAATTTGGTGTATCACCATAGTTAGCAAACCTGCTCCTTTTGGAATTTTCAGCAGGTGTAACAAACTATGTAAATAAGAAAACTATCAAACAGAAATACTGGGGATCCAACTGTTAGCCAATACATTTCTTGACTTTATTCTTCATTTCTATCTCTACAAAATGCTTCAGTAGACCGCCATATCTTTAAAGAAAGCAATTAACAAAGTTTTGGTCAAAACAATTTGCAGTTGATTCATCCCTCCAAATGAATTAAGAGAAGGCAAAATATCTAATGCTCCGATGATTAATAGATTAATCAATCAGATGTTCAGAACTACCAAGAACACAGTGACGGAGCAAGCATTGAAGGAATACCTCTCAGCTTGCTCTCCAGCTCTTTATTACTCATGACATCCTTTTGCCCGTCCTTCTGTGACTTGTATGTGTTTTCAATTATCACTGTTGGAGGCCATAAGATAAGATCTCCTTGATTGGCTTCAGCGGCGGCAGTAGATAATGCTTGGTAAGCGGTTTTGTGAACAGGGGCTACGGAGTAATTCCAACCCATAAGAACACATAATGCTTTGTGAAACCCTAGGTGATCAGCACGATGCTCCGCATTCTTTGCATGGTATGCATGATTGAGGAGCGCGTGCAAATCTACAGAATTCCTGTAATCAAATCATGCATACAACCAACTTCAATGGAAATTATGCACAAAAaattgttttcagaaaattaatTCACAGAACCCTCTTTAAAAGATTGTCGATTTATAGCTGATTTTGTATGAACCAAACAGTTGACAAAATCTTAGAAAAGTGAAATAAGATACAGAATGTTTGTGGAACTAAGAACAAAAAGAATCCAAAAATAGCCATAATAATTGTTAAAACAAAGAATGGGAGTAAACCCTAGTGGCAAAATAACTTCGCTTGGCAGCACAACGTCATAGTTCCAGGTAGTAATGACAAGGGGAGAAAACAAAAGGCAAGAATTCACAAAAAGAACAAAAAAATGTGCAACATGTAACTGTACATCTTTAGGTCCTTAAAGGCCGTGGCTCATATTAAGCTGTGCCCTGTGGCTATATCTTCAGAATGTAGTAATTTTGTATAAAATAGTTTGAAACCAATAAACTCTTGTGGAATCCTCCAATATAAACAATTATAGAATGTATGTATCACATCAAAGTACACACAACATGTCTCTTTTTCCAAGTTTCATGCTCCCAAATTTTCTACGATTGTTTGCTCCTAAACTGATTTCTGTTCGCAAAGTGGCGATTAAGAAAATAGTGCTACAGCTTTTCAGGCACAGACCATTCCAGAACAAAAAATGGGAGCACGACAAGAGAGTGTGATCCCAAGCAATACTGTTGTGTTCTTCATCAAATCAAAACAAAAACTCTGATGGTTTGGAGTTAAGAGGGGCTCTTGTATGCTTATCTATTCAAGTAGCATGTTTGACTGCTAACCATTTGAACTAGTTTAGGGTTCAGTTAACACCCCAATAAGGCTTTAAAATCTGTACTAGTCTGAAAAAACCTCTGTTGATGACTGAGAATGGCCAGACAGTTGAGTTCGTCAGAACCTGGGGCAATTGATTGTCATACACAGTAGGGCAACATATCTCatctttttaaaaaatatatgaATATTACCAAGGTTATGATCCAAAATGAGGCAGGTAATCCAGAATATcgcattttttaaaaaaaaaggataGCAGGACCTAGGGATGCGAGTGGATTTATAGCCAAACCCGCATATAGGTCATTTTTAGGTGGGTTTCCACTAAACCCAACTAAAAAAATAAATTATATGCAAGTTCACAGAAAACCCCCAGCATTCCTCGCAGGCTAGCACTGCTGAATCATCTAGTGGAAGCAAGACATTTTACAATAGTTGTGTTACATATGGAAATAGGAAACTCATGCGATAAGCAGCCGCATCTGATCAATCCAGGGGCTGCCAATCCACAACATCATTAATGTGACCGTTGGGAATAATATATTACTGAAAtaaaagttcaaaataattGGAACTTCCTATAAATGGCATAAATGAGTAAGGTAATCCACAATAACTCTAATGTGACCGGAAATTATTATATTGCTAAGAGAAGTTTAAGATAGCAGTCGAAATAAAACTTAATGCACGGAATGCAGGATTAGCCATTTTTAGGCATTATGCCGCACAAATGGTTAGGCAAATAGCAACAGGCAGAACTGAGCCTGGTAACCGCTTTCTGTGCTGAGTGAGCTTACCAAGTTAACCAGCC
Above is a genomic segment from Panicum hallii strain FIL2 chromosome 8, PHallii_v3.1, whole genome shotgun sequence containing:
- the LOC112903380 gene encoding uncharacterized protein LOC112903380 isoform X2, translating into MAAPWVILGRVARFAAADPGDDAEADPADFSLAVALPPRVAVLTAALSAHPDPARPDRYPYILAAGSGCLLSRFSAAPFYGARFGLDPPDTHLVLVHGFGAAAGGSGTTASAVRVPDRPASMPAIRNIEGVGLVDLDDGKGYLIAELQIDSGSDRARLFRVHTGQDRWMETELRNPLPARDREWVPGGVVSLGGKLYWYDLSWGILMCDPFVHAPDLLFCSLPPGRVLDLARPHIHNSRSITVSRGALRYVEIIPEGGDNGEAARILMSTMEPTGWEVPYEERFEEIWNDTSYRKTWLPKEVPELVVVCPSNPDLVYFALEQHIFSVNIRGHEVLEFAEQTHELVNLPWPTPASCRYVLAWDLPSTAAQGLLLKEKRDHPDEETYQYAKFCSSRVETLKGKKDWELCHMCFFQNGCSISVKKTQMGKHCDNVHRNKGFLCPKTGCVVRAATLGEVGLHHHYLHGQSSRDWWRSYLEEHK
- the LOC112903380 gene encoding uncharacterized protein LOC112903380 isoform X1 yields the protein MAAPWVILGRVARFAAADPGDDAEADPADFSLAVALPPRVAVLTAALSAHPDPARPDRYPYILAAGSGCLLSRFSAAPFYGARFGLDPPDTHLVLVHGFGAAAGGSGTTASAVRVPDRPASMPAIRNIEGVGLVDLDDGKGYLIAELQIDSGSDRARLFRVHTGQDRWMETELRNPLPARDREWVPGGVVSLGGKLYWYDLSWGILMCDPFVHAPDLLFCSLPPGRVLDLARPHIHNSRSITVSRGALRYVEIIPEGGDNGEAARILMSTMEPTGWEVPYEERFEEIWNDTSYRKTWLPKEVPELVVVCPSNPDLVYFALEQHIFSVNIRGHEVLEFAEQTHELVNLPWPTPASCRYVLAWDLPSTAAQAGLLLKEKRDHPDEETYQYAKFCSSRVETLKGKKDWELCHMCFFQNGCSISVKKTQMGKHCDNVHRNKGFLCPKTGCVVRAATLGEVGLHHHYLHGQSSRDWWRSYLEEHK